One Triticum dicoccoides isolate Atlit2015 ecotype Zavitan chromosome 5B, WEW_v2.0, whole genome shotgun sequence genomic window carries:
- the LOC119311865 gene encoding UDP-glycosyltransferase 83A1-like: MARGHVMVLPMPCQGHVVPLMELSHRLVDHGFEVTFVNTDVDHALVLAAMAPDGGAALRGIHLASIPDGLAGDEDRKDLNKLIDAYSRHMPGYLERLVGEMEDAGRPRVKWLVGDVNMGWSFEVAKRLGIRVASFWPASAACLAIMLKIPQLIQDGVLNDKGWPERQETLQLAPGMPPLHTSLMSWNNAGAPEGQHIIFDLVCRNNKFNDLAEMTVCNSFHEAEAGAFKLFPNILPVGPLFADGEFQKPVGNFLPEDARCLKWLNARPDGSVVYVAFGSMAIFDPRQFQELAEGLELTGRPFLWVVRPDFTPGLSKAWLAEFQQRVAGTGMIVSWCSQQQVLAHRAVACFVSHCGWNSTMEAARNGVPVLCWPYFCEQFLDRSYVTDVWRTGLAVSPGEDGIVAKEEVRSKVEGVIGDAGIRKRASWLKDAASECIADGGSSHKNFNKFIDLLSQ, from the exons ATGGCGAGGGGCCACGTGATGGTGCTGCCCATGCCGTGCCAGGGCCACGTCGTGCCGCTCATGGAGCTCTCGCACCGCCTCGTCGACCACGGCTTCGAGGTCACCTTCGTCAACACCGACGTGGACCACGCGCTCGTCCTCGCCGCCATGGCGCCGGACGGCGGCGCAGCGCTGCGCGGCATCCACCTCGCCTCCATCCCGGACGGGCTGGCCGGCGACGAGGACCGCAAGGACCTCAACAAGCTCATCGACGCCTACTCGCGCCACATGCCGGGGTACCTGGAGAGGCtcgtgggggagatggaggacgcGGGACGGCCCAGGGTGAAGTGGCTCGTCGGCGACGTCAACATGGGCTGGTCCTTCGAGGTCGCCAAGAGGCTCGGCATCCGGGTCGCCTCCTTCTGGCCGGCCTCCGCGGCGTGCCTCGCCATCATGCTCAAGATCCCCCAGCTCATTCAGGACGGCGTCCTCAACGACAAGG GGTGGCCGGAGCGGCAGGAGACGCTGCAGCTGGCCCCGGGGATGCCGCCGCTGCACACGTCGCTGATGTCGTGGAACAACGCCGGCGCCCCCGAAGGGCAGCACATCATCTTCGACCTCGTGTGCCGCAACAACAAGTTCAACGACCTCGCGGAGATGACCGTGTGCAACTCGTTCCACGAGGCGGAGGCCGGCGCGTTCAAGCTCTTCCCCAACATCCTGCCCGTCGGCCCGCTCTTCGCCGACGGGGAGTTCCAGAAGCCCGTGGGCAACTTCCTGCCGGAGGACGCGAGGTGCCTGAAATGGCTCAACGCGCGGCCCGACGGCTCCGTCGTCTACGTGGCCTTCGGCAGCATGGCCATCTTCGACCCGCGCCAGTTCCAGGAGCTGGCCGAGGGGCTGGAGCTCACCGGCCGGCCGTTCCTGTGGGTGGTGCGCCCGGACTTCACCCCCGGCCTGAGCAAGGCGTGGCTCGCCGAGTTCCAGCAGCGCGTCGCCGGCACCGGCATGATCGTCAGCTGGTGCTCCCAGCAGCAG GTCTTGGCGCACCGGGCGGTGGCGTGCTTCGTGTCGCACTGCGGGTGGAACTCGACGATGGAGGCGGCAAGGAACGGCGTGCCGGTCCTGTGCTGGCCCTACTTCTGCGAGCAGTTCCTGGACCGGAGCTACGTCACCGACGTGTGGAGGACCGGCCTCGCCGTGTCCCCCGGCGAGGACGGCATCgtggccaaggaggaggtgaggAGCAAGGTGGAGGGGGTCATCGGCGACGCGGGGATCAGGAAGAGGGCGTCCTGGCTCAAGGACGCGGCGTCCGAGTGCATCGCCGACGGCGGCTCGTCGcacaagaatttcaacaagttcatCGACCTGCTAAGCCAATGA